ATaatgtaatatatttttaaccataaatcattaataaaaatattgaataCATTATAAAACACACGAAAGGAACGAAATATTACCTTGGCGACATTGAAAACCCACTGGTCGGAGAAGCTGGGTTGGAGCAAAAGAGACGTAGGTGGTGGGTCGAGTGAGTCGATTGGGTATTCGTAGTCTGAGAACCAGAGAGAGAAAAGGGAGAAAGAAAGACAAAGGTCTGTTCAAATGTAAGGAGTAATATTAGATTTTAAggaaaattaatcaattagtaGATATTGATACCCTTAAATTTAGTGTATTAATTTGGGTccacataaaaatttaaatttgtataAGAGTGCAaggtaatatttatatatcaaaatagtGTAAGTAGCATTTAGAATATTCTACAAACGCCATGGGGttatcaatttattaattaatttaacttAATTTACATGAATCTCCCAGTTATATTTGTTTATGAATATTATCTTCATATCCAAGTAAAGTCATTGCAAAAAATTGAAGGCTAAACTGATTAACACTATAGAAAAGCTCTGACATGTGTTGACTAGCTACACCATCCACCAATAAAACGATCAATAAAGATCTCGACACGTGTAGTCATCTATACACGTGTAACCAAATTAATTTGCCATCTTTCTTCGATCAAACTCGCTATAAGTATAAGCCTAGGCAGAAAATAAAGAATTGATTATTACAAACcgaacaaagaaaaagaaacccTGTAATCTCTCCTCCTCATCCAAAACCCTATCAACAACAATGGCAACCAAGTTTCTCACCAAAAACATCTTCCTCAACCTCTCCACAGCTTTACCACAAGCTCCTGCCTTCAAACCATCACTAGCTACTCTAAAAGTATCTAGGGTTTGCTACACCTCTTCATCTAGATACTCCAAGGTAAATTAAAACTCTGAATAGTTGTTTATATAtacatgtgtgtgtgtgtgtgtgtttgtaTACATGTCTTTTCTTTAACCTACCTTTCATATAAATTTTCAGGGTCGAAATGCGGCAGAAGAGTCAAGGGGCTCGAGGTCTGGAAAAGTCTTTGCCTCGGCCAAGCAAGACGCCGGTTTCAACACGGACGATATCACTAAAAGAGCAGAGGAAGACATAAAAAAGACCAAAGAGACAGCACAAGATCTTTCAGACAGTGCGAAAGGGTATGCTGATGAGACTAAAAAGAAGGCTGAGGGAGCAGCGGCTTCACTGGGTGACAAGGCCAAAGAAGTATCAGCTAGAGCTGGAGAGAATGCGGAGGCTGCAAAGGAGAACATCATGGGAGCAGCCGAGTCAGCGAAGGAAAAGGCAAAAGAAGGAGGTGAGAAACTGGCCGAGAACGTCGAGAGTGCTAAGGAAAGTCTCAAAGACGCGGCTGAATCCGCCGTTGACAAGGCCAAGGAGACTGGCCAGAAGCTCAAGGATGCAATTACTGGAGATGGCAAATAGTGTTATTGAGATTTaatgtattaattaatattgagataaCTTTGTTCAACATCACATCTGTCTGGATATGGCTTTACTTTACTTAATTCTAAGCAAATAAATTAGAGATGTTTTTTAATGCGGTGATTTAGTTATTTATGATAAATATTACATATCATGCTATAGTTCCTTATAAATACATCAATAAGTCATATATAAAACAAATACATAACTATGGCTTAAATATTaccttattctttttttttttttctcctttaaTTAGAAGTTACACTGAAAATGTTATtttcaatatttatatatatataaaaatcttttatgaataaaattagaaatgatataatttagaaaataattaaacttaccaAAAATAGTCATAAATCTTGAAGTGTAAGAATCATGAAATTCAAAATGAGGCGATGAGAGGAGTAGCGACGTGAGAGTTTTTAATGTTTCCTATTTCCGGCACTCTCTTTCATCGCTTGTCCTCATAAGTGGTTCTTTTGAGTGGTTTTTAATTACGATACCAATGTTAGAATGTAATGTAAAATATAGCTATAGATCTTTATAttctattttctgtttttttttttctttttggttcTCCCTTACATCTTAAAATTGTAAGAAGCATAGTTCTTATATTTTCTTTGCACATATTACCAAAAgaataacatcaataattaGTCGTGTACATGCATGGCAATCAAAACAAACTCCGATGTGTGATCTAAATCACTGGCAAAGAGTAAACTTATCAAATTCAAGGGTTTGGTCGATAATCTTTGGGTTTTTGGAAAATCGATATCTCAATCTTCTAATTTTGCTTAGTTAAAGTGAAAATAGATCTTTTCTAAGAATTGAACGaacgaataaaaataaaaataaaaataaaaataaaaattccagaaaaaaaaacatattaaataaaactagacatgatttttattttaagaaaaaaataagctTAATCTCACTTATTACAGGGCAGGTGGTGAGGATAGGAGCAGATATTTATAATGTCGACCGAGGATATTATTGTCATCCTAATAAAGGTAAGGCCCTCCTCAGTCCGCGTGAGGGTCTCACAATGTGGTAAGCCCTCACAATGTTCTAGATGCTAATTAATAGTAAATTTTCTTTGTCTACATtcctttttgagatttttacacttggTGTCCTTTTTTGtcctttttttacttttttgtcAATGCTGGgttatttaaacttttatacaagttttatttttcaattttacattTTCAAAAGTTTCATAATTACAAATATACCTATCCCTATGCTTATGTCA
This region of Cannabis sativa cultivar Pink pepper isolate KNU-18-1 chromosome 7, ASM2916894v1, whole genome shotgun sequence genomic DNA includes:
- the LOC115696873 gene encoding late embryogenesis abundant protein, group 3 isoform X2; this encodes MATKFLTKNIFLNLSTALPQAPAFKPSLATLKVSRVCYTSSSRYSKGRNAAEESRGSRSGKVFASAKQDAGFNTDDITKRAEEDIKKTKETAQDLSDSAKGYADETKKKAEGAAASLGDKAKEVSARAGENAEAAKENIMGAAESAKEKAKEGGEKLAENVESAKESLKDAAESAVDKAKETGQKLKDAITGDGK